The Corynebacterium renale genome includes a region encoding these proteins:
- a CDS encoding vitamin K epoxide reductase family protein, translated as MTSQYPVATHEHTAAPTPPTLETRPKPPLWLGIIFTVCGLWGLVPSARVLLDQIAGLKDPNFVAVCDYNAVFSCTDVMRSDAATTFGISNSFYGLAGFGAVAALGVAMLAGARFAGWLWFLIGVGMTVVVGFCMYLAAHAIFTLGALCTNCIQIWAAAIILFCATVGFTFPAYGGDNAMTRAAGKWWWALAVVWMVVIGVTMLVVFRDFFFN; from the coding sequence ATGACATCGCAGTATCCGGTGGCCACGCATGAGCACACCGCAGCACCTACTCCGCCAACTTTGGAAACCCGCCCGAAGCCACCACTGTGGTTGGGCATCATCTTCACCGTCTGCGGCCTGTGGGGGCTGGTGCCGTCCGCGCGTGTCTTGCTGGACCAAATTGCGGGCTTGAAAGATCCGAACTTCGTCGCAGTGTGCGATTACAATGCGGTTTTCTCCTGCACAGATGTGATGCGTTCCGACGCCGCCACAACCTTTGGTATCTCTAATTCGTTCTATGGCCTTGCCGGTTTCGGTGCCGTTGCCGCGCTGGGTGTAGCGATGCTCGCCGGCGCACGCTTCGCGGGGTGGCTGTGGTTCCTCATTGGCGTCGGCATGACGGTTGTCGTGGGCTTCTGCATGTACTTAGCGGCGCACGCCATCTTCACCCTTGGCGCACTGTGCACAAACTGCATTCAGATTTGGGCAGCGGCCATCATTTTATTCTGTGCCACGGTCGGTTTTACGTTCCCGGCCTACGGCGGGGATAACGCCATGACTCGTGCTGCCGGCAAGTGGTGGTGGGCGCTAGCCGTGGTCTGGATGGTTGTTATTGGTGTGACGATGCTCGTAGTTTTCCGCGACTTTTTCTTTAATTAG